The following coding sequences lie in one Arachis stenosperma cultivar V10309 chromosome 5, arast.V10309.gnm1.PFL2, whole genome shotgun sequence genomic window:
- the LOC130979547 gene encoding mitogen-activated protein kinase kinase 10, protein MTLVIRERRHQQALRLSLPQRNPPSLSSSSSSSSSSPLPHASVSLSGSSSSSSSVLVNLSDLEKLAVLGHGNDGIVYKVRHKKSNCFYALKVIRSNPIIGIDGSPNHVEAEILKKMDSPYVVKCHAVFDNGSCSDNGVSFVMEYMGGGSLYDILKHHRTLSEDVISDVAKRVLEGLNYLHAMHVVHRDIKPSNLLVNEKGEVKIADFGVSHVVVEEKESNGGGGDYDLHQYGNAGTCAYMSPERIDPESWRGGGGGDGFAGDVWSMGVVVLECFLGHFPLIGAEQRPDWATLMCAICFGEKVEMPETASPEFKSFVLRCLEKDWRKRATVKELLQHPFVNRGGCCNFSRKRLGDYVVLQG, encoded by the coding sequence ATGACATTGGTTATCAGAGAAAGGAGGCACCAACAAGCTCTAAGGCTCTCTTTGCCGCAAAGAAACCCTCCTTCGTTGTCGTCGTCATCGTCGTCTTCGTCGTCGTCGCCACTTCCACATGCATCAGTATCATTATCAGGatcttcttcatcttcctcCTCGGTCCTAGTTAACCTCTCAGACCTCGAGAAGCTTGCGGTTCTTGGCCATGGAAACGATGGCATAGTGTACAAGGTTCGACACAAGAAGAGTAATTGCTTCTACGCATTGAAAGTGATACGCTCCAACCCGATAATCGGCATTGATGGAAGCCCTAACCACGTGGAGGCAGAGATTCTGAAGAAGATGGATTCGCCGTACGTAGTGAAGTGTCATGCGGTTTTCGACAACGGTTCTTGCAGTGATAATGGTGTAAGCTTTGTTATGGAGTACATGGGTGGAGGGTCGTTGTATGATATCTTGAAACATCATCGTACACTGTCGGAGGATGTGATCTCTGATGTTGCGAAGCGCGTGTTGGAAGGGCTTAACTATTTGCATGCCATGCACGTTGTGCACAGAGACATTAAGCCCTCGAACTTGCTCGTGAATGAGAAGGGTGAGGTGAAGATAGCGGATTTTGGTGTGAGCCACGTGGTGGTGGAAGAGAAAGAGAGTAATGGCGGTGGTGGTGATTATGATCTTCATCAGTATGGCAATGCAGGCACGTGTGCATACATGAGTCCTGAAAGGATTGATCCTGAGAGTTGGAGAGGAGGTGGTGGTGGGGATGGTTTTGCCGGCGATGTTTGGTCGATGGGGGTGGTGGTTTTGGAGTGCTTTCTGGGGCATTTTCCGTTGATCGGGGCGGAGCAGAGACCGGATTGGGCAACACTAATGTGTGCCATTTGCTTTGGGGAAAAGGTGGAGATGCCGGAGACGGCGTCGCCGGAGTTCAAGAGCTTTGTACTGAGGTGTCTTGAGAAGGATTGGAGGAAGAGGGCAACAGTAAAGGAGCTTCTCCAACACCCTTTTGTGAATAGAGGAGGGTGTTGCAATTTCAGTAGAAAAAGGCTTGGTGATTATGTTGTTCTTCAGGGGTGA
- the LOC130982286 gene encoding protein SAMBA isoform X1 produces MSSPAHSSVSTTAVVGGGGGGGGSSSNAALSIDDFHFPFDPISTHEQKDDAMLVLKKDLMAALDKEVKALDEDNWKFEGPRSRIHLVSHRGNYLRQPTEASKNWSLSQPK; encoded by the exons ATGTCATCACCGGCTCATTCATCTGTGTCAACCACCGCGGTTGTTGGTGGAGGCGGCGGGGGAGGTGGCAGTAGCAGCAATGCCGCACTTTCCATTGACGATTTCCATTTCCCCTTTGACCCCATTTCAACGCATGAACAGAAGGACGATGCCATGCTag TGTTGAAGAAGGATCTCATGGCTGCTCTTGACAAGGAGGTTAAAGCCTTGGATGAAGACAACTGGAAGTTTGAAGGACCACGTTCCCGGATCCACCTCGTATCACATAGAG GCAACTATCTACGTCAACCCACAGAAGCTTCAAAGAATTGGAGTCTGTCTCAACCAAAATAG
- the LOC130982286 gene encoding protein SAMBA isoform X2: protein MSSPAHSSVSTTAVVGGGGGGGGSSSNAALSIDDFHFPFDPISTHEQKDDAMLVLKKDLMAALDKEVKALDEDNWKFEGPRSRIHLVSHRDSRMNISLIYIGLSH from the exons ATGTCATCACCGGCTCATTCATCTGTGTCAACCACCGCGGTTGTTGGTGGAGGCGGCGGGGGAGGTGGCAGTAGCAGCAATGCCGCACTTTCCATTGACGATTTCCATTTCCCCTTTGACCCCATTTCAACGCATGAACAGAAGGACGATGCCATGCTag TGTTGAAGAAGGATCTCATGGCTGCTCTTGACAAGGAGGTTAAAGCCTTGGATGAAGACAACTGGAAGTTTGAAGGACCACGTTCCCGGATCCACCTCGTATCACATAGAG ATAGTAGAATGAACATTTCCCTTATCTACATTGGCCTGAGCCACTGA
- the LOC130980860 gene encoding syntaxin-22, which translates to MSFQDIEAGRPFASRRGNINGKQDPTQAVAAGIFQINTAVSTFQRLVNTLGTPKDTPELREKLHKTRLHIGQLVKDTSAKLKQASEIDHQSNINASKKIADAKLAKDFQAVLKEFQKAQRLAAERETAYTPFVPQAAPSSYTANEADANSGKMPEQRALLVESRRQEVVFLDNEIAFNEAIIEERDQGIQEIQQQIGEVNEIFKDLAVLVHEQGAMIDDIGSNIEHSHAATAQARSQLAKASKTQRSNSSLTCLLLVIFGIVLLIVIVVLAA; encoded by the exons ATGAGTTTTCAAGACATCGAGGCCGGCCGGCCGTTCGCTTCCCGCCGAGGCAACATCAACGGCAAGCAAGACCCCACTCAGGCGGTGGCTGCCGGAATTTTCCAGATCAACACTGCGGTCTCCACCTTCCAGAGGCTCGTTAACACCCTAGGAACCCCCAAAGACACCCCCGAGCTCCGCGAGAAGCT GCACAAGACAAGGCTGCACATTGGACAATTGGTGAAGGACACTTCAGCGAAGCTTAAACAAGCTAGTGAAATTGATCACCAATCTAATATCAAT GCAAGCAAGAAGATAGCAGATGCTAAACTCGCGAAAGATTTTCAGGCAGTGTTGAAAGAATTTCAGAAGGCACAGCGTCTTGCGGCAGAGAGGGAAACAGCTTACACCCCATTTGTTCCACAAGCAGCTCCATCCAG CTATACAGCTAATGAAGCAGATGCTAATTCTGGTAAGATGCCAGAACAGCGTGCCCTTCTTGTGGAATCCAGAAg GCAGGAGGTGGTGTTTTTAGATAATGAGATTGCCTTCAATGAGGCTATCATTGAAGAAAGAGATCAAGGCATTCAAGAAATTCAGCAGCAAATTGGTGAAGtaaatgaaatttttaaagACCTTGCTGTGCTTGTGCATGAACAAGGAGCTATGATTG atgATATTGGGTCCAACATTGAGCATTCCCATGCAGCAACTGCACAAGCAAGATCTCAACTTGCTAAAGCTTCAAAGACTCAAAGATCAAATTCTTCTTTG ACATGCTTGCTTTTGGTGATATTTGGAATTGTGCTTCTAATCGTCATCGTTGTTCTGGCTGCTTAG